In Prosthecomicrobium sp. N25, one DNA window encodes the following:
- a CDS encoding long-chain-fatty-acid--CoA ligase, which translates to MLGTMQHWPLLCTKILDHAALQHGGRPIVSRSCEGPIHHTTYADLRARALRAAQRLDRHGIRLGDRCATLAWNTWRHLEVWYGLLGIGAVYHTVNPRLFPDQIAWIINDAADRLLFVDLTFLPIVEKIAAALPTVERIVVLTDAAHMPATSLANAVAYEDWLAEADGDFAWRAFDENTAAGMCYTSGTTGHPKGVVYSHRSNVLHAWMAATPDMMGIGAADVVMPVVPMFHANCWSLAFTAPLTGAGLVLPGGRLDGAAVHEMLEAYGVTFTAAVPTVWLMLLQHLEATGGNLTSLKRVVIGGSACPRAITEKFLKRYGVEVRHAWGMTEMSPLGTICTPKPETRPADDEAWLDLQVKQGSPPFGVEMKITDDEDRPLPHDGKTFGRLKVRGPAVAESYFKGTGAESFDAEHWFDTGDVATIDPYGYMQITDRAKDVIKSGGEWISSIDLENLAVGHPDVAEAAVIGIAHPKWDERPLLVVVPRKDREPSKESILGFMEGKIARWWMPDDVVVVPEIPHTATGKIQKTTLREQFRDYRFPGTS; encoded by the coding sequence ATGCTCGGCACGATGCAGCACTGGCCGCTCCTGTGCACCAAGATCCTGGACCACGCGGCGCTCCAGCACGGGGGCAGGCCGATCGTCAGCCGATCCTGCGAGGGGCCGATCCACCACACGACCTACGCCGACCTGCGGGCCCGCGCGTTGCGGGCTGCCCAGCGCCTCGACCGGCACGGGATCCGCCTCGGCGACCGCTGCGCGACGCTGGCCTGGAACACCTGGCGGCACCTGGAGGTCTGGTACGGGCTCCTGGGGATCGGGGCCGTCTACCATACGGTCAACCCGCGGCTCTTCCCCGACCAGATCGCCTGGATCATCAACGACGCGGCCGACCGGCTCCTCTTCGTCGACCTCACCTTCTTGCCGATCGTGGAGAAGATCGCCGCCGCCCTCCCGACGGTGGAGCGGATCGTCGTGCTGACCGACGCCGCCCACATGCCGGCGACCTCGCTTGCCAACGCAGTGGCGTACGAGGACTGGCTGGCCGAGGCGGACGGCGATTTCGCGTGGCGTGCGTTCGACGAGAACACCGCGGCGGGCATGTGCTACACCTCCGGCACGACCGGCCACCCCAAGGGCGTCGTCTACTCGCACCGTTCCAACGTGCTGCACGCCTGGATGGCCGCGACGCCCGACATGATGGGGATCGGGGCGGCCGACGTGGTCATGCCCGTGGTTCCGATGTTCCACGCCAACTGCTGGTCCCTCGCCTTCACGGCGCCGCTGACCGGGGCCGGCCTGGTGCTGCCCGGGGGGCGGCTCGACGGCGCCGCCGTGCACGAGATGCTCGAGGCCTACGGCGTGACCTTCACGGCTGCGGTGCCGACCGTCTGGCTGATGCTGCTGCAGCACCTGGAGGCGACCGGCGGGAACCTGACCAGCCTCAAGCGCGTCGTGATCGGGGGATCGGCCTGCCCGCGCGCCATCACGGAGAAGTTCCTGAAGCGCTACGGGGTGGAGGTCCGGCACGCGTGGGGCATGACGGAGATGAGCCCGCTCGGCACCATCTGCACGCCCAAGCCGGAGACCCGGCCGGCGGACGACGAAGCCTGGCTCGACCTGCAGGTGAAGCAGGGGTCGCCGCCCTTCGGCGTGGAGATGAAGATCACGGACGACGAGGACCGCCCGCTGCCGCACGACGGCAAGACCTTCGGGCGGCTGAAGGTGCGCGGGCCGGCCGTGGCGGAGTCCTACTTCAAGGGGACGGGCGCGGAGTCCTTCGATGCCGAGCACTGGTTCGATACCGGCGACGTCGCGACGATCGATCCCTACGGCTACATGCAGATCACCGACCGGGCGAAGGACGTCATCAAGTCGGGCGGCGAGTGGATCTCGTCGATCGACCTGGAGAACCTGGCGGTCGGCCATCCGGACGTCGCTGAGGCGGCGGTGATCGGGATCGCCCATCCGAAGTGGGACGAAAGGCCGCTCCTGGTGGTGGTGCCGCGCAAGGACCGGGAGCCGTCGAAGGAGTCGATCCTCGGCTTCATGGAAGGCAAGATCGCCCGG
- a CDS encoding pilus assembly protein TadG-related protein, translating into MTRSLFPALTDFARDERGSIAATFGGALLGIMVTTGVAVDYSRAAAVRSEMQGAADAASLATARAIAAGESDTKKLQAVARSIFDANMRADIAETVKSADFKVVTDLKTKTASVKATAHMKTVLIGIAGVDVVDLGVSSDSTVDGTKFEIAMMVDMTGSMASKPKAGGPTKIASLKSASTDFINTLLPANGANKEVVRIGVVPFAASVNAGAYAAAVSGGKSTACVTERYLSGVIDSSDASGKVSPVGVSAAADCPANKVRPLTNDRTALLADVSAFTASGTTAGHLGTIWARYVLSAKWSDVWTGAAASATGAKGVRKVAILMTDGLYNTSYGTTGKQTVVEPNPASMDAALAACGAMNKEGITVYTIGFDLTGASGTWAKKMLEDCASTITDQNGVKRKAFYDAADGAALKAAYDEIAAQILKIRLSS; encoded by the coding sequence ATGACCCGCAGCCTCTTCCCCGCCCTCACCGACTTCGCCCGCGACGAGCGCGGCTCGATCGCGGCGACCTTCGGCGGCGCGCTCCTCGGCATCATGGTGACCACCGGAGTCGCCGTCGACTACAGCCGCGCCGCGGCGGTCCGCAGCGAAATGCAGGGCGCCGCGGACGCCGCCTCGCTCGCCACCGCCCGGGCGATCGCCGCCGGCGAGAGCGACACCAAGAAGCTCCAGGCCGTCGCCCGCTCCATCTTCGACGCCAACATGCGGGCCGACATCGCCGAGACCGTGAAGTCGGCGGACTTCAAGGTCGTCACCGACCTGAAGACCAAGACCGCGAGCGTCAAGGCGACCGCGCACATGAAGACGGTCCTCATCGGCATTGCCGGCGTCGACGTGGTCGACCTCGGCGTGTCCTCCGACTCGACCGTCGACGGCACGAAGTTCGAGATCGCCATGATGGTCGACATGACCGGCTCGATGGCGTCCAAGCCGAAGGCCGGCGGCCCGACCAAGATCGCCTCCCTGAAGTCCGCCTCGACGGACTTCATCAACACGCTCCTGCCGGCGAACGGCGCCAACAAGGAGGTGGTGCGGATCGGCGTCGTCCCCTTCGCGGCCTCCGTCAACGCCGGCGCCTACGCGGCCGCGGTGAGCGGCGGCAAGAGCACCGCCTGCGTCACCGAGCGCTACCTGTCCGGCGTCATCGACAGCTCGGACGCGAGCGGCAAGGTCTCCCCCGTCGGCGTGTCCGCCGCCGCCGACTGCCCGGCCAACAAGGTCCGTCCGCTCACCAACGACCGCACCGCCCTGCTCGCCGACGTCTCCGCCTTCACGGCGAGCGGCACCACCGCCGGCCACCTCGGCACGATCTGGGCCCGCTACGTCCTCTCCGCCAAGTGGAGCGACGTCTGGACCGGCGCGGCCGCCTCCGCCACCGGCGCCAAGGGCGTCCGGAAGGTGGCGATCCTCATGACCGACGGCCTCTACAACACCTCCTACGGCACGACCGGCAAGCAGACCGTCGTGGAGCCCAACCCGGCCTCCATGGACGCCGCGCTCGCCGCCTGCGGGGCCATGAACAAGGAAGGCATCACGGTCTACACCATCGGCTTCGACTTGACCGGCGCCTCCGGCACCTGGGCCAAGAAGATGCTCGAGGATTGCGCCTCGACCATCACGGACCAGAACGGCGTCAAGCGGAAGGCCTTCTACGACGCCGCCGACGGCGCCGCCCTCAAGGCCGCCTACGACGAGATCGCCGCCCAGATTCTCAAGATCCGCCTCTCCTCCTGA
- a CDS encoding aminotransferase — MTQLTNMQVRDIEALVHPYTPQHRLREIGPLVLERGHGVFVVDTQGKEYIEGMSGLWCAGLGFSDEEMIEAGTEQLKKLPYYHLFGAKGYEVAIELAEKLKEIAPVPISKVLFSSSGSEANDTQIKLAWYYNNALGRPDKKKIISRIKAYHGVTVMTASLTGLPNNHIDFDLPVARVVHADCPQYYRFAQEGETEAEFVARLAASLEALILREGPETVAAFIAEPIMGAGGVVVPPDSYFPAIQPILAKYDILCISDEVICGFGRTGNWFGCETMDFVPHTISVAKQLTASYAPLSAVLLPQFMIDALESQSAKIGTFGHGFTYGGHPLGCALGIKAIEIYKKRDILGRVRGLAPRFAERIKRLEDHPLVGNGRSKGLVGGVELVADKATRRPFDPKKGVAAQCVAFLQARGAILRAIGDTIAICPPMIIAEAELDELFDRLEKALDDGEAWVRKEGLRG, encoded by the coding sequence ATGACCCAGCTCACCAACATGCAGGTCCGCGACATCGAGGCCCTGGTGCATCCCTACACGCCGCAGCATCGGCTGCGCGAGATCGGGCCCCTGGTCCTGGAGCGCGGCCATGGTGTCTTCGTCGTCGACACGCAGGGCAAGGAATACATCGAGGGCATGTCCGGCCTCTGGTGCGCCGGGCTCGGCTTCTCGGACGAGGAGATGATCGAGGCGGGGACGGAGCAGCTGAAGAAGCTGCCCTACTACCACCTCTTCGGCGCCAAGGGCTACGAGGTCGCCATCGAGCTGGCCGAGAAGCTCAAGGAGATCGCGCCGGTGCCGATCTCCAAGGTGCTGTTCTCCTCCTCCGGCTCGGAGGCGAACGACACGCAGATCAAGCTGGCCTGGTACTACAACAACGCCCTCGGCCGCCCCGACAAGAAGAAGATCATCAGTCGCATCAAGGCCTACCACGGCGTCACCGTGATGACCGCCTCGCTCACCGGCCTGCCCAACAACCACATCGACTTCGACCTGCCGGTCGCGCGCGTCGTCCACGCCGACTGCCCGCAATACTACCGCTTCGCCCAGGAGGGCGAGACCGAGGCCGAGTTCGTCGCCCGCCTCGCCGCCAGCCTCGAGGCGCTCATCCTGCGCGAGGGTCCCGAGACCGTGGCGGCCTTCATCGCCGAGCCGATCATGGGGGCCGGCGGCGTGGTCGTGCCCCCCGACAGCTACTTCCCGGCCATCCAGCCGATCCTGGCGAAATACGACATCCTCTGCATCTCCGACGAGGTGATCTGCGGATTCGGTCGCACCGGAAACTGGTTCGGCTGCGAGACCATGGACTTCGTGCCGCACACGATCTCGGTGGCCAAGCAGCTCACCGCCTCCTACGCACCGCTCTCGGCCGTCCTCCTGCCCCAGTTCATGATCGACGCGCTGGAGAGCCAGTCCGCCAAGATCGGCACCTTCGGGCACGGCTTCACCTATGGCGGCCACCCGCTCGGCTGCGCCCTCGGCATCAAGGCGATCGAGATCTACAAGAAGCGCGACATCCTCGGCCGCGTGCGCGGGCTCGCGCCCCGCTTCGCCGAGCGCATCAAGCGCCTGGAGGACCATCCGCTCGTCGGCAACGGCCGCTCCAAGGGCCTCGTCGGCGGCGTCGAGCTCGTCGCCGACAAGGCGACCCGCCGGCCCTTCGACCCCAAGAAGGGCGTCGCGGCCCAGTGCGTCGCCTTCCTGCAGGCACGCGGCGCGATCCTGCGCGCGATCGGCGACACCATCGCGATCTGCCCGCCGATGATCATCGCCGAGGCCGAACTCGACGAGCTCTTCGACCGGCTCGAAAAGGCGCTCGACGACGGCGAGGCCTGGGTCCGCAAGGAGGGCCTGCGCGGCTGA